Genomic DNA from Chlorocebus sabaeus isolate Y175 chromosome 6, mChlSab1.0.hap1, whole genome shotgun sequence:
AGTGGATATGACCTTGGATGTGGACACAGCCAACAACTATCTCATCATTTCTGAAGACCTGAGGAGTGTCCGATGTGGGAATTCCAGACAGAACAGGAAGGCGCAAGCTGAGAGGTTTGACTCCGCAGTGTGTGTCCTGGGCGTCCCTCGCTTCACTTCCGGCCGCCATTACTGGGAGTTGGACGTGGGCACCAGCAAAATATGGGATGTGGGCGTGTGCAAGGAATCTGTGAATCGACAGGGGAACATTATACTTTCTTCAGAACTCGGCTTCTGGACTGTGGGTTGCAGAAAAGGAAAGGTCTTTGCCGCCAGCACTATGCCTTTGACTCCTCTCTGGGTGAGTCCCCAGTTGCGCAGAGTGGGGATTTTCCTGGATGTAGGTATGAGGTCCATTTCCTTTTACAATATTAGTGATGGGTGCCATATCTACACATTCAACAAAATTCCTGTTAGCGAGCCACTGCgtccatttttttctcataaacttGAAACTCAAGATGATCagagcttcctgagtatctgtcCTGTGATCCCCCCAGACAGTGCCAGTGCCCCAGTTTATTCTGGGGAAAGTAAATAATATAATCACATAATCATCTGTAGGAACATAATCATATGTAGGAAGTTTCTGTGCGCCCATAGCCAGAACTAAGAACCTTTCTGCTAGATACACATAGGGATACAAAGGGATAGAAAGGAAAGATCCATCATTCTGTAAACCATGAACAGAAAGCAGTTATATTAATTAGGggaaaattacattttacttAAAGTTTGTCATGTTGTTTTCTTTGGGGCTTATGTTTATATTtcagttcaataaatgttttgaaatttcaGATTCATTTGCCAATGTTCTCT
This window encodes:
- the LOC103235340 gene encoding ret finger protein-like 4A, which translates into the protein MAEHFKQIIRCPLCLKDLEEPVQLKCGYVCCLQCLNSLQKEPDGEGLLCCLCSVVSQKNDIKPKYKLRALVSIIKELEPKLKSILTMNPRMRKFQVDMTLDVDTANNYLIISEDLRSVRCGNSRQNRKAQAERFDSAVCVLGVPRFTSGRHYWELDVGTSKIWDVGVCKESVNRQGNIILSSELGFWTVGCRKGKVFAASTMPLTPLWVSPQLRRVGIFLDVGMRSISFYNISDGCHIYTFNKIPVSEPLRPFFSHKLETQDDQSFLSICPVIPPDSASAPVYSGESK